The stretch of DNA AGTTATCAGGACAAAAAAGTAAGTTTGTTCAACGACAAATTCTAACCCTTGAAGAACAGCAAGATTTTAAAGAACAAATTAAAATTAGTCAAGCCGTAAAAAAAACGAGCCATTTTGAAAATAAAAAACATAATTTAGCCACAGCGATCACTCAAATTGAAAATCGTTTAATTCAACCGGGAAAAATATTTTCTTTTTGGCATTTAGTCGGAGAACCTCATACTAAGAATGGCTATCGAGAGGGACGATCAATTGTTAATAATGAACTAAAATATAATATTGGTGGGGGTTTGTGTCAACTCTCTGGATTGATTTATTATTTAATCTTAAAAGCAGGTTTGATACCCTTAGAAAGAAACCCCCATTCCCAAGATATTTATACTGAAGAAAGCCGATTTGCACCTTTAGGTTCAGATGCAACAGTGGTTTATGGATATAAAGATCTACGGTTTCAAAATACATTATCTATTCCTATTTGTTTTCGGTTTGAATT from Planktothrix tepida PCC 9214 encodes:
- a CDS encoding VanW family protein, yielding MKRTSRLVSSNFNLKILFSSDFRRYLKSIQREIIDQLSGQKSKFVQRQILTLEEQQDFKEQIKISQAVKKTSHFENKKHNLATAITQIENRLIQPGKIFSFWHLVGEPHTKNGYREGRSIVNNELKYNIGGGLCQLSGLIYYLILKAGLIPLERNPHSQDIYTEESRFAPLGSDATVVYGYKDLRFQNTLSIPICFRFELLEEEIIGFLCSSETLEEFEIEFQIEAKQGLKKVDTVRWDNTENRFTLIASNCYPSLIE